In bacterium, the genomic window CGATGAAAACATCTCCACACCGGGAAGTGCGACAACAGCAAATAAACCCATGTTGGGTGTGTTCCGCGGCTGGCCGTCCTGTTTTCCTAAACAACTGTGCTGCGGCCCAAACAACAGCTCAAAATCCTTGGCGAAACGATCCGAAACTGCCGCGATCGAGCGGGCATGAGCCAGGAAAGGCTCGCAGAAAAAGCCGACCTGCATCCCGTTTACATCGGCAAGATCGAACGCGGTGAACAATGGATCAGTCTTCATGCGCTTCTGCGCGTTGCCCAAGCCTTGAGGGTGCGCGTGCGCGATTTGGTTGACGAACTTTGAGCGGGCGAACTTCAGCCGGTTCCGAAGAAATGAGGAACACGCTGGCATACCATCGGCCTAAAGTTCCAACAACCGTCGCAGGACTTGCCGCCGCTTGAGAACAGCTCCGTGATAAGCGACTCGCTTCCCGGTCGTTTCAACGATCCGGTGGATTGATTGATCGAAGCACCAGGAGTGGCTTCTCCAAATTCCGTCTTTGGACAGTGCGTATCCCGTACATGCCTTGAGGTCTGGATTTGCTTCCCACAAGCGAAGGACATTTTGATGGCAGCGACAATTCTCCCCGCGAATCAAGAGGATGTCCTTTTGAATCGGCGCCCAGGTGACTCCCGCCCGAAGAACCAAATTCATGTCCTCTTCGAAAGCCGCGCAGACTGCGGTTCCTCCGATCAACTTCAGCCTGTCACCAAGCTCGCGCCACGCGGGATTTGTACGAATATGTTCTCGCAATAGCCGTTCGTTGTGTGCGAGGGCCGCTGAATCCCGGCTCACGCCAGCGGACTTTATCGGCACACTTTCGACTGGATGAACCGCTCCCGTTTGGATTTCAAACTCGGGGACATCGAAACGCGCGGCCAAAGGGGACAAGATCACTTGTCCTCCACCCAGGCGCCGGAGTTCCCGATACACGATCCACGCGCAGCCGTCTTCACGGTCAGCCCAAGCTCCGGTCACGCGGACCGAGAGTGACTTGTGGGAATGTTCCCTCCAGATTCGTCGAGCTGTCTTCCGCAACTCCTCGTCTAGCGGTCCGGCTCGATATGTTCGTTCGGCCCGCAAGACGGC contains:
- a CDS encoding helix-turn-helix transcriptional regulator, with amino-acid sequence MSQERLAEKADLHPVYIGKIERGEQWISLHALLRVAQALRVRVRDLVDEL